In Terriglobia bacterium, a single genomic region encodes these proteins:
- a CDS encoding DUF1552 domain-containing protein, producing MSNSPRFEPLKPYRDSINIISDLSHPQAYGGGSATSNHTRSAAAYLSGAQAKSGPQAYLGVTVDQVAAQKIGQDTAMPSLELGIEDPSLSCGDLSCAYRDTISWQSATSPLPMQNNPQVVFERLFGDGSTDSLRRVRREQSLSLRDSVMGDVNALNKKVSASDRARVDQYLNDLREIERRIEKAGQQVSSDLNVPAAPTGVPKDFEEHIKLSKTPGLLQQIAGSAAQLPRRIRRLDPSAVEPAIRPDEVELDAFRKSVYTRALQQTDGNFEEAAPLLDVNVKSLYRACRDLKKDVAKPSLMERTGAERERDILDSWIKCLWKPA from the coding sequence ATTTCCAATTCTCCGAGATTCGAACCTCTCAAGCCTTATCGGGACAGCATCAATATCATCAGCGATCTCAGCCACCCGCAGGCGTACGGCGGCGGTTCGGCAACGTCGAACCATACGCGGTCGGCGGCGGCTTATCTCAGCGGGGCGCAAGCGAAATCCGGACCGCAGGCCTATCTCGGCGTGACCGTCGATCAGGTCGCCGCGCAGAAGATCGGCCAGGATACGGCGATGCCTTCGCTCGAACTCGGCATCGAAGATCCAAGCTTGAGCTGTGGCGACCTGAGCTGCGCTTACCGTGACACGATCTCGTGGCAGAGCGCGACATCGCCTCTGCCAATGCAGAACAACCCCCAGGTTGTCTTCGAACGATTGTTCGGCGATGGCAGTACCGATAGTTTGCGGCGCGTCCGGCGCGAGCAGTCGCTCAGCCTCCGGGATTCCGTCATGGGCGACGTGAATGCTCTCAACAAAAAGGTCTCCGCGAGCGACCGCGCCCGTGTCGATCAATATCTCAACGACCTTCGCGAGATCGAGCGCCGGATCGAGAAAGCCGGCCAGCAGGTTTCGTCGGATCTGAACGTCCCAGCCGCGCCGACTGGCGTCCCGAAGGACTTCGAAGAGCACATTAAATTGTCGAAGACTCCAGGACTTCTGCAGCAGATCGCCGGATCTGCCGCCCAACTCCCCAGAAGAATCCGAAGGCTGGATCCGTCCGCCGTCGAGCCGGCTATCCGTCCTGATGAAGTGGAGCTCGATGCCTTCCGGAAATCTGTCTACACCCGGGCGCTCCAGCAAACAGACGGCAATTTCGAGGAAGCCGCCCCGCTCCTCGATGTCAACGTGAAGTCGCTTTACCGCGCCTGCCGCGACCTCAAAAAAGATGTCGCGAAGCCATCTTTGATGGAGCGGACGGGCGCGGAGCGCGAGCGCGATATATTGGATAGTTGGATT
- a CDS encoding tannase/feruloyl esterase family alpha/beta hydrolase, with product MNRQNRACLRTLAAVVSLLISGIVLKARSAQTTPQETHTLAAEDCTSARLGTAIPVTSIGEPVAGVTLAAPRWVVAAGNAPAYCSVDGAMAPTDTSSHGRPINFRVVLPASWTSHAVQLGGGGMNGSIPNLTGGEGATLLQRGFATYGSDSGHQQAAFGGRRGGPAPAAAAPAANTGDDWTLSDEAIKNLGYMQLKKTHDAAMVLMERAYAQRPQFNYFVGTSQGGREALTVAQRYPNDYNGIAANVPIVSFSSLMLGPELIRIQEKPLANWVTPAKVEAIRAEVVRQCDKLDGLADGIMNNYMACRAIFDMSQGNPNRNPWASKRCPNNVDANPADTTANACLTDGQISTLKVVYSRYKFARPLANGTKTFGMWVPNIDPSGSGLIMNARFNGQEGAPENAPNHSHLGVLGVTGFLMKDIHANPLDYVEGGALNARRVEISGWLDSTNPDLSAFVKRGGKMIVAIGTNDTLASPGAQLDYYQSVLDKMGRATVDGFARFYVIPQTGHGLTGSSYTKDGDGQTIPAAQIPSRFDRVAMLLDWVEKGTAPPKSATVTGNAGSLPLCSYPTYPKYNSGAHTDAASYTCAAP from the coding sequence ATGAATCGACAAAATCGAGCCTGTCTGAGGACACTTGCTGCGGTGGTGTCGTTGCTGATTTCAGGGATAGTTCTTAAGGCCCGGTCTGCGCAGACCACGCCGCAAGAGACCCACACGCTGGCGGCCGAAGACTGCACGAGCGCCAGGCTCGGAACCGCAATTCCGGTGACATCGATCGGCGAGCCTGTCGCGGGAGTCACTCTTGCAGCCCCCCGCTGGGTCGTAGCCGCCGGCAATGCGCCTGCATATTGTTCCGTCGATGGCGCGATGGCGCCGACGGACACCAGTTCGCATGGACGACCGATCAATTTCCGGGTAGTGCTTCCCGCATCGTGGACGAGTCACGCCGTGCAGCTTGGCGGTGGTGGCATGAATGGTTCCATCCCGAATCTCACGGGAGGCGAAGGCGCTACTTTGCTGCAGCGCGGCTTTGCCACCTACGGCAGCGACTCCGGCCACCAGCAGGCGGCGTTCGGTGGGCGTCGCGGCGGCCCTGCTCCAGCGGCTGCCGCTCCAGCCGCAAACACGGGCGATGACTGGACGCTCAGTGATGAGGCGATCAAGAACCTCGGCTATATGCAGTTGAAGAAGACTCACGACGCGGCCATGGTTCTGATGGAACGGGCTTACGCACAGCGGCCGCAATTCAATTACTTTGTCGGCACTTCGCAGGGCGGCCGCGAGGCGCTGACCGTCGCGCAGCGCTATCCAAACGACTACAACGGCATTGCGGCGAATGTGCCGATCGTGAGTTTCTCTTCTTTGATGCTCGGGCCTGAGTTGATTCGCATTCAAGAAAAACCCCTGGCGAATTGGGTGACTCCCGCCAAGGTCGAAGCGATCCGCGCCGAGGTCGTTCGCCAGTGCGACAAACTCGACGGCCTGGCCGACGGCATCATGAATAACTACATGGCCTGCCGCGCCATCTTCGACATGAGCCAGGGTAATCCGAATCGTAATCCCTGGGCTTCCAAGCGATGTCCGAACAATGTCGACGCGAATCCCGCAGACACCACGGCGAATGCGTGCCTGACCGACGGTCAGATCTCGACGCTCAAGGTTGTTTACAGCCGGTATAAATTCGCCAGGCCTCTGGCAAATGGAACGAAGACGTTCGGTATGTGGGTGCCGAATATCGATCCTTCGGGCAGCGGCCTTATCATGAACGCGCGCTTCAATGGGCAGGAAGGCGCTCCGGAGAACGCACCTAACCATTCGCATCTGGGCGTTCTGGGTGTGACGGGATTCTTGATGAAGGACATCCACGCCAATCCTCTGGACTACGTCGAAGGCGGAGCGTTGAATGCGCGGCGTGTGGAGATCTCCGGATGGCTCGACTCGACCAACCCCGATCTCTCGGCATTTGTGAAACGCGGCGGGAAGATGATCGTCGCCATCGGCACCAACGATACGCTGGCGTCGCCCGGGGCGCAGCTTGACTACTACCAGTCTGTGCTCGATAAGATGGGCCGTGCGACCGTCGATGGTTTTGCCCGATTCTATGTGATTCCACAGACGGGCCACGGCCTTACAGGATCCAGTTATACGAAGGACGGCGACGGCCAGACGATTCCAGCCGCGCAGATTCCAAGCCGGTTTGACCGGGTGGCCATGCTGCTCGACTGGGTAGAGAAGGGAACTGCGCCGCCGAAGTCGGCGACCGTCACGGGCAACGCAGGCAGCCTGCCTCTATGTTCCTATCCGACGTATCCAAAGTACAACTCGGGCGCGCACACCGATGCGGCCTCGTATACATGTGCGGCTCCATGA
- a CDS encoding fibronectin type III domain-containing protein: protein TMKKANSTATQIKAKLGLHGVSDPEAAKAFMTSYEGLLNNPKFPNSPVDLATYKSGIDQFTALIIDAEDGGKRAISAKDKQRPVVIKMYTQLGYYVEAACNDDLATFNTSGFTQQAARIKTAPVKLTDAKFRSIDRGANSGDVVVQPEKQTGAVAYDVRYALEGNGGVLGPSTIVTVTKPTKVTISGLTLAGIYQFQIRALGVLGYTDWMDTKTFVVA from the coding sequence ACCATGAAAAAAGCAAATTCGACTGCAACTCAGATCAAGGCAAAGCTTGGTCTACATGGAGTTTCGGATCCGGAAGCGGCCAAGGCGTTTATGACGTCGTACGAAGGCTTGCTGAACAATCCGAAATTTCCAAATTCCCCGGTCGACCTGGCGACTTACAAGTCAGGCATTGATCAGTTCACTGCGTTGATTATCGATGCGGAAGATGGCGGCAAGCGAGCCATCAGTGCGAAAGATAAGCAACGTCCGGTGGTGATCAAGATGTACACGCAACTCGGATACTATGTCGAGGCGGCGTGCAACGACGATCTGGCGACTTTCAACACCAGCGGCTTTACGCAGCAGGCGGCTAGAATCAAGACTGCTCCGGTAAAGTTGACTGACGCGAAGTTCCGCTCGATCGATCGCGGAGCCAACAGCGGTGACGTTGTTGTGCAACCGGAAAAACAGACCGGTGCTGTTGCTTACGATGTGCGGTACGCGCTCGAAGGCAATGGCGGGGTGCTCGGACCGTCGACTATCGTCACGGTGACCAAACCGACGAAGGTAACCATCAGTGGGCTCACGCTGGCTGGGATCTATCAATTCCAGATCCGCGCGCTGGGCGTGCTGGGTTACACCGATTGGATGGACACTAAGACGTTCGTCGTCGCCTAG